A genomic segment from Lignipirellula cremea encodes:
- a CDS encoding tetratricopeptide repeat protein, whose product MLTTLSRYFPILSLVLLAAGASGCTTLANLNVQRPAELDIPGVERIVVLDFDGPENTGKIARSALTAQLWENKFFTLVDQSELDQQKTPGWDDEGPDVQAAIAAGRRLGVDAVLTGSVVSYKAVDDVSHHTKLEMLSSDEKSKISVIETLALGFQMNETLNRDATVTLAFKLIDVRSGQIRAARQTSHTFSGKVTNGEGDLPAKERVLNDMLTRCARDVVVMIAPHQESIPVALDNKWIWEAGSRELSEGNKQAAQGDWEGAATHYEKALAASPNDHSALYSLGLVHEARGEYLQAERCFADAVRQESRTHYQMALVRVSDGKRRNQQLLARHTPTGNPAAAIARRDVPPANHAPGQPSGPASQPVSYHAPPHGAGPPAAHPASYQTAPPGNYPPGNYPPGNYPPGNYPPGNAPAQQYPPGNYPPGNAPAHHYPALNQPAGPPGAGPTLDQPAGPPPQEPVTGSAGP is encoded by the coding sequence ATGCTTACGACGCTCTCTCGCTACTTTCCGATTCTCTCGCTGGTTCTGCTGGCAGCTGGCGCCAGCGGTTGCACGACACTGGCGAATCTCAACGTGCAACGACCGGCGGAACTCGATATCCCCGGCGTTGAGCGGATCGTGGTGCTGGATTTTGATGGCCCCGAGAATACGGGAAAAATCGCCCGCTCGGCCCTTACCGCCCAGCTGTGGGAAAACAAGTTCTTTACGCTGGTGGACCAGTCCGAGCTGGATCAGCAGAAGACGCCCGGCTGGGACGACGAAGGCCCCGATGTGCAGGCCGCTATTGCCGCAGGACGCCGACTGGGAGTCGACGCCGTGCTGACGGGATCCGTCGTCAGTTACAAAGCAGTCGACGATGTCAGCCATCACACCAAACTCGAAATGCTCAGCTCCGACGAGAAAAGCAAGATCAGCGTGATCGAAACGCTGGCTCTCGGTTTCCAGATGAACGAAACCCTCAACCGCGACGCCACCGTAACGCTGGCCTTCAAACTTATCGACGTCCGCTCCGGACAGATCCGCGCCGCCCGCCAGACCTCGCACACGTTCAGCGGCAAGGTCACCAACGGCGAAGGCGATCTGCCCGCCAAAGAACGCGTGTTAAACGACATGCTGACTCGCTGCGCCCGCGATGTGGTCGTCATGATTGCTCCGCATCAGGAATCGATTCCGGTCGCCCTCGACAACAAGTGGATCTGGGAAGCCGGCTCTCGCGAACTGAGCGAAGGGAACAAGCAGGCCGCCCAGGGCGACTGGGAAGGCGCCGCCACGCATTACGAGAAGGCGCTCGCCGCCAGCCCCAACGACCACTCCGCCCTGTACAGCCTGGGCCTGGTCCACGAAGCCCGCGGCGAATACCTGCAGGCCGAACGCTGCTTTGCCGATGCGGTGCGACAGGAATCCCGAACCCACTATCAAATGGCCCTCGTCCGCGTGAGCGACGGCAAACGGCGGAACCAGCAGTTGCTCGCCCGCCACACCCCGACCGGCAACCCGGCCGCCGCCATCGCAAGGCGGGACGTTCCCCCGGCGAACCACGCCCCGGGACAACCGTCCGGCCCGGCATCGCAACCGGTCAGCTACCACGCACCGCCGCACGGCGCAGGTCCGCCCGCAGCCCACCCGGCCAGCTACCAGACCGCTCCGCCCGGCAACTATCCGCCCGGCAACTATCCGCCCGGCAACTATCCGCCCGGCAACTATCCGCCCGGCAATGCTCCCGCACAGCAGTACCCGCCTGGCAACTATCCGCCCGGTAATGCTCCGGCGCACCATTATCCGGCGTTGAACCAGCCGGCCGGACCGCCTGGCGCTGGACCGACACTTGACCAGCCGGCCGGACCGCCCCCGCAGGAGCCTGTGACGGGCTCCGCCGGACCGTAA
- a CDS encoding esterase/lipase family protein has protein sequence MTPSMTTMSFSFPQRFTALAMLCLAGMLSGCVTFDMKSLEKAADVMSWGSPDLVTAKKQSRSTLTSRLQIFSHNGPKASARTVQVLRQNALVTNYSKDYEQTLKELQGSINQEPTADKMLAFAELAFLAAKTSEAKFDEAKAVDMYGASVAHAYGYLFDPRFDQVRNPYDPQFRQVCQLYNESLEGALRIVDRQGKLKPGHRHLIKSCGQEIELEIKIKGNWDADDFARFEFVSDYQMQGLNNEHRTWGLGVPLIAIRKSHEEESPAEKYYPSGLAFPVTAFLRVSSDEVRQVAHVEGQVQRCVLELCDPLDETDVTVCGRQAPLQSNISTPLAYYLNNPLLKNNTFATWALLNADFAKEFSGVYMMEPYSPDKIPVVLVHGLWSSPVTWMQMYNDLRAMPELREKYQFWFYLYPSGQPFWISSQQMRTDLADLRQNVDPQRESATLDQMVLIGHSMGGLVSTMQTISSKEDFWHIISDHPFAELKASEEARKELSELLFFEPNESIRRVVTIGTPHRGSDFANTYTSWISRQVIELPGMLTRGGNQIVKDNPGFFRNTELLTVNTSIDSLSPKSPIFPVMLKAEHSPRVKYNNIIGRANTETSILGGVGSKIAGEGDGVVSLVSARLDDVEKEVIVPADHTTVHQHPRSILEVRRILLDHLDDMQAERPAAAWARQQPTGVPPGSPYRPASPASTHLPPSQNQPASFQPLILR, from the coding sequence ATGACGCCCTCGATGACCACCATGAGCTTCTCTTTCCCGCAGCGGTTCACCGCCCTGGCCATGCTTTGCCTGGCGGGGATGCTATCGGGCTGTGTGACGTTTGACATGAAGTCGCTGGAAAAGGCGGCCGACGTCATGAGCTGGGGCTCGCCCGACCTGGTTACGGCGAAGAAACAGTCGCGCAGCACGCTCACCAGTCGTCTGCAGATCTTCTCGCACAACGGTCCCAAAGCCAGCGCGCGCACCGTCCAGGTGCTGCGGCAGAACGCTCTCGTCACCAACTACAGCAAGGACTACGAGCAAACGCTCAAGGAGCTGCAGGGCAGCATCAACCAGGAACCGACGGCCGACAAAATGCTGGCCTTCGCCGAATTGGCGTTTCTGGCCGCCAAAACGTCCGAAGCCAAATTCGACGAAGCCAAAGCGGTCGACATGTACGGCGCCTCGGTCGCGCACGCTTATGGCTACCTGTTTGATCCCCGCTTTGACCAGGTCCGCAATCCTTACGATCCGCAATTCCGCCAGGTCTGCCAGCTCTATAACGAGTCGCTCGAAGGCGCCCTGCGCATCGTCGACCGCCAGGGCAAACTCAAGCCGGGCCACCGCCACCTGATCAAATCGTGCGGCCAGGAGATCGAGCTGGAAATCAAGATCAAAGGGAACTGGGACGCCGACGATTTCGCCCGCTTTGAGTTCGTTTCCGACTACCAGATGCAGGGCCTCAATAACGAGCATCGCACCTGGGGGCTGGGCGTGCCGCTGATCGCCATTCGGAAAAGCCACGAAGAGGAATCACCGGCGGAAAAGTACTACCCTTCGGGCCTGGCGTTCCCTGTTACCGCTTTCCTGCGGGTCTCCAGCGACGAAGTCCGCCAGGTCGCCCATGTCGAAGGACAGGTCCAGCGGTGCGTGCTGGAACTGTGCGATCCTCTGGACGAAACCGACGTCACCGTTTGCGGCCGCCAGGCTCCCCTGCAGAGCAATATCAGCACCCCGCTGGCCTATTACCTGAACAACCCACTGCTCAAAAACAACACCTTCGCCACGTGGGCCCTGCTGAACGCGGACTTCGCCAAGGAGTTTTCCGGCGTCTATATGATGGAGCCTTACTCGCCCGACAAAATCCCGGTCGTGCTGGTGCATGGCCTGTGGTCGAGTCCCGTCACCTGGATGCAAATGTACAACGACCTGCGGGCGATGCCGGAACTGCGCGAGAAATACCAGTTCTGGTTTTACCTGTACCCTTCCGGCCAGCCGTTCTGGATCAGCTCGCAGCAAATGCGAACCGACCTGGCGGACCTGCGCCAGAACGTCGACCCGCAGCGAGAAAGCGCCACGCTGGATCAAATGGTGCTGATCGGCCACAGCATGGGCGGGCTCGTTTCCACGATGCAAACGATCTCCTCCAAAGAAGACTTCTGGCACATTATTTCCGACCATCCTTTCGCGGAACTGAAAGCCTCGGAAGAAGCCCGGAAAGAGCTGTCGGAGTTGCTGTTCTTTGAACCGAACGAATCAATCCGCCGGGTAGTCACCATCGGCACGCCGCACCGCGGGAGCGACTTTGCCAACACCTACACCAGCTGGATCAGCCGCCAGGTGATCGAATTGCCGGGCATGCTGACCCGCGGCGGCAACCAGATCGTCAAAGACAATCCCGGCTTCTTCCGCAATACCGAGCTGCTGACCGTCAACACCAGCATTGATTCGCTGTCGCCCAAGTCGCCCATTTTTCCGGTGATGCTCAAGGCGGAACACTCGCCCCGGGTCAAGTACAACAACATTATCGGCCGGGCTAACACCGAGACGAGCATCCTGGGCGGCGTCGGCTCCAAAATCGCCGGCGAAGGCGACGGCGTGGTCTCGCTGGTTAGCGCCCGACTGGACGACGTGGAGAAGGAAGTCATTGTTCCCGCCGACCATACCACCGTGCACCAGCATCCGCGCAGCATCCTCGAAGTACGCCGGATCCTGCTGGACCACCTGGATGATATGCAAGCCGAACGGCCCGCGGCCGCCTGGGCCCGTCAGCAACCGACCGGCGTTCCGCCGGGCTCGCCCTATCGGCCCGCCTCGCCGGCCTCGACTCACTTGCCGCCGTCGCAGAACCAGCCCGCCAGCTTCCAGCCGTTGATCCTGCGGTAA
- a CDS encoding SRPBCC family protein: MTAAAHPFPGTLAPTSMKPITFACRESLPLSPADIAGQILDLQQWTDFQGYGLLPGIASAEFEERTAEVVGTRIRVVNQDDSRHVEEILAWNLESGLTLRMHDFSRPLSGIATHFLEHWRMEPTATGTDVTRSFELYPRSWLTRPLLWLISFPFQKAIARHLQQLRSAAD; the protein is encoded by the coding sequence ATGACCGCCGCAGCCCATCCCTTTCCTGGCACACTTGCCCCCACTTCGATGAAGCCGATCACCTTCGCCTGCCGGGAAAGTCTGCCGTTGTCGCCCGCCGACATCGCCGGCCAGATTCTGGACCTGCAGCAATGGACCGACTTCCAGGGCTATGGCCTGCTGCCCGGCATCGCATCGGCCGAGTTTGAAGAACGCACGGCCGAGGTTGTCGGCACGCGCATCCGCGTCGTCAACCAGGACGACTCCCGGCATGTCGAAGAGATCCTGGCCTGGAACCTGGAATCGGGCCTCACCTTGCGGATGCACGACTTCTCCCGTCCCCTTTCAGGAATCGCCACGCACTTCCTGGAACACTGGCGGATGGAGCCGACGGCGACCGGAACCGATGTTACCCGGTCCTTCGAGCTGTATCCCCGTTCCTGGCTCACCCGGCCGCTGCTGTGGCTCATCTCCTTCCCGTTCCAAAAGGCGATCGCCCGCCATCTGCAGCAGCTGCGCAGCGCCGCCGACTAA
- a CDS encoding VWA domain-containing protein: protein MSDGPDRWDDPRLTAYVLGEMEDAELASFEAELAVSPDLRAEVEKIREAVDLVGRSLGAEPPLQLTSDQRDAIARQAADPAPVSVPFPSSKESPMSVEPASPKSAAPDPAPRSSVGWIATLAVSAALLLVGGLLTWQIGFLEPEQVTFNSIQNAINTANSSDERRPPADGPSVSSGLGSEEGRALPSGYYIQDDVQHFPENVDVRAHGPSRDGASVEFDQYQGAFSQDLGRPGSRLSRQPGDVIHADEIRDRERRLRSADLFGDASERGGLGGGLPLGDRAGDQNYRYAQGAGESVPGYSRSGPAPPSTPAPPAENPSDTPSRLLEEVDRLAGLENREATRLPSLETTPASPKPTAAPGGGSTPQGEAGDSRRDADQNENRSREESEQLARADRRPDPHADAPFGGDGDESAPAANGVPAANSPQTARPDDADGKDDAAPLVTSGVPVVTQPEPANPAEPKPAEEPAPDSTPATQTEPTDEAAAATPKPSGEATKKSGEKADAKGASAGDADKKPADKEKQADDKSKTTWRRAAATPNASRLMIGDHDELPLEGMQVNVQVDGFRARVLLDLYYYNDRGQQLEGAFKLRLPSDASLYYFAFGETTYQYRPMVDQLASKGFLSADLVRAAGTGPDEILRTRSDSWTKVKEARMVPKEKAALAYSETVRRRVDPALVEWSGAGMFNAKVYPLMPGKLHRIVVGYDVNLRSEGDDLVYQLDLPSHRNECTVDIGIGALPGAEAVVTPETRPFVASGHAFYNFKDPEQDSIEVRLKNAGVTLLQGNDPGVGDFFATRFTPELKATAQGSSSRAIFLLDTSLSSNPDKFNVWLKMLESVLEQNRDSLKEFAVLTFSIDSHWYKPGYTANTAENVKALLDECHNLSLEGATDLRQALTAAATPEWMKVGDKETKPDLFLLSDGSATWGDGNTQQMLQALHAGTAGSLFAYNTGLTGTSIGLLDYLARETGGAVFSVATEAEADLAAKAHRNRPWRLIETTVPGGEDLLLAGRVRNLYPGQTLLLTGRGKPQGSALLRVRMGEEEQTLQIPLDRTVESELAPRLYGQTAVGQLEELRSATLDVSVAYARHFRVTGETCSLLMLESEADYQRFGIKPEDDQFVVKSMPAASLIDRKIDEMSARLLDPKATLLDWLVRMEQTPGFTYRTPTALKLTLEQMPAEAFQTPVAKIAGQLRMRADLPQAYFQGLSSRELDYDLISSEADRRLKDLSPADALRALSNLVENNPGDPVLTRDVAFSAMEWGLPGQAYPLLKRVAAIRPYEPQVYQAMAQCLQNSGNADLALVYYEVALNGQWNDRYRDVHRIVGVEYLHLLRRMASGELETTVPQYVNARLDSLQGTLGVDKADLVVAMMWNTDRTDVDLHVVEPSGEEVFYKNRNSRAGGTITRDVTEGFGPEMYIIQNAAEGEYVIKAMYYGGDANRTQMRTKVHLTIFEDFGGRKERVQHKTVTLNRGKEIREVDKIYVEKPKP from the coding sequence ATGTCTGACGGACCTGATCGCTGGGATGATCCGCGTTTGACCGCCTATGTTCTGGGCGAAATGGAGGACGCGGAGCTGGCCTCATTCGAGGCGGAGCTGGCCGTTTCGCCAGATCTGCGCGCCGAGGTCGAGAAAATTCGTGAGGCGGTCGACCTGGTCGGCCGCAGTCTGGGCGCCGAGCCGCCGCTGCAGTTGACGTCCGACCAGCGGGACGCCATCGCCCGCCAGGCAGCCGATCCTGCGCCTGTTTCTGTTCCCTTTCCCTCTTCCAAGGAATCTCCCATGTCGGTCGAGCCTGCTTCTCCAAAATCTGCGGCGCCAGATCCGGCTCCGCGTTCCTCCGTCGGCTGGATCGCCACGCTGGCGGTGTCGGCCGCGCTGCTCCTGGTGGGCGGTCTGCTCACCTGGCAGATCGGGTTCCTGGAACCCGAACAAGTCACGTTCAATAGCATTCAGAATGCCATCAATACGGCCAATTCGTCCGACGAGCGCAGGCCGCCAGCGGACGGTCCGTCCGTTTCCTCCGGTCTGGGATCTGAGGAAGGGCGCGCTTTGCCCTCGGGCTATTATATTCAGGATGACGTCCAGCATTTCCCGGAGAATGTCGATGTCCGCGCTCATGGTCCCAGTCGTGATGGGGCGAGTGTTGAGTTCGATCAATACCAAGGGGCGTTCAGTCAGGATTTGGGCCGCCCGGGAAGCCGTCTTTCCCGGCAGCCGGGAGATGTGATTCATGCCGACGAGATAAGAGACAGAGAACGCAGGTTGCGGTCTGCCGATCTGTTCGGCGATGCGAGTGAGAGGGGCGGCCTGGGTGGCGGCTTGCCGCTGGGCGATAGGGCCGGCGACCAGAATTACCGCTATGCCCAGGGAGCGGGCGAGTCGGTTCCTGGTTATTCGAGGAGCGGCCCTGCGCCTCCCTCCACGCCAGCGCCTCCGGCGGAGAACCCCAGCGATACTCCGTCGCGGCTGCTGGAAGAAGTGGACCGGTTGGCGGGGCTGGAAAACCGCGAGGCGACCCGCTTGCCTTCGCTGGAAACGACGCCTGCCAGCCCTAAGCCCACGGCGGCTCCCGGCGGCGGTTCCACGCCTCAGGGCGAAGCGGGCGATTCCCGCCGCGACGCCGATCAGAACGAAAATCGTAGCCGCGAGGAGAGCGAACAACTGGCGCGGGCCGATCGGCGTCCTGATCCCCACGCGGACGCTCCCTTTGGCGGTGACGGGGATGAATCGGCCCCGGCTGCCAACGGCGTCCCGGCGGCTAACTCCCCGCAGACCGCCCGGCCCGATGACGCCGACGGCAAGGACGATGCGGCGCCATTAGTTACTTCGGGCGTTCCCGTAGTGACCCAACCCGAACCCGCCAACCCGGCCGAGCCGAAGCCGGCCGAAGAACCGGCGCCAGATTCGACGCCTGCTACGCAGACGGAACCGACCGACGAAGCCGCAGCGGCCACTCCCAAGCCGTCCGGCGAAGCGACCAAAAAATCCGGCGAGAAAGCCGATGCCAAAGGCGCGTCGGCAGGCGATGCCGACAAGAAGCCAGCGGACAAAGAGAAGCAGGCCGACGATAAATCCAAGACAACCTGGCGCCGGGCCGCCGCTACGCCGAACGCTTCGCGGCTGATGATCGGCGACCACGACGAACTGCCGCTGGAAGGGATGCAGGTCAACGTGCAGGTCGACGGTTTCCGGGCCCGCGTGCTGCTGGATCTGTACTATTACAACGATCGCGGCCAGCAACTGGAAGGCGCCTTCAAGCTGCGTCTGCCCAGCGACGCCTCGCTGTATTACTTTGCCTTTGGCGAAACAACCTACCAGTATCGGCCGATGGTCGACCAGCTGGCCAGCAAAGGCTTCCTGAGCGCCGATCTGGTCCGGGCCGCTGGCACCGGTCCCGATGAAATCCTTCGCACCCGCAGCGACAGCTGGACGAAAGTCAAAGAAGCACGGATGGTCCCCAAGGAGAAGGCCGCCCTGGCGTACAGTGAAACGGTCCGCCGCCGCGTCGACCCGGCCCTGGTCGAATGGTCGGGCGCCGGCATGTTCAACGCCAAGGTGTACCCGCTCATGCCGGGCAAGCTGCACCGCATTGTGGTCGGCTACGACGTTAATCTGCGTTCCGAGGGCGACGACCTGGTCTACCAGCTCGACCTGCCCAGCCATCGGAACGAATGCACCGTCGATATCGGCATCGGCGCCTTGCCGGGGGCCGAAGCGGTCGTCACGCCTGAGACGCGGCCGTTTGTCGCTTCCGGCCATGCGTTTTATAACTTCAAAGATCCCGAGCAGGACTCGATCGAAGTCCGGCTGAAGAACGCCGGCGTCACGCTGCTGCAGGGGAATGACCCGGGTGTGGGCGATTTCTTTGCGACCCGTTTCACGCCGGAACTCAAGGCGACCGCCCAGGGGAGCTCTTCGCGGGCCATCTTTCTGTTGGATACGTCGCTCAGTTCGAATCCCGACAAGTTCAACGTCTGGCTGAAAATGCTGGAGTCGGTGCTGGAACAGAATCGCGATTCGCTGAAAGAGTTCGCCGTGCTGACCTTCAGTATTGATTCCCACTGGTACAAGCCCGGCTATACGGCCAACACGGCTGAGAACGTGAAGGCGTTGCTGGACGAATGTCACAATCTGTCACTCGAAGGGGCGACCGACCTGCGGCAGGCGTTGACTGCCGCTGCGACGCCCGAATGGATGAAAGTGGGCGACAAGGAAACAAAGCCCGACCTGTTCCTGCTGAGCGACGGCTCCGCCACCTGGGGCGACGGCAATACGCAGCAGATGCTGCAGGCCCTCCATGCCGGTACGGCCGGATCGCTGTTTGCTTACAACACCGGTTTGACCGGCACGTCGATCGGACTGCTGGATTACCTGGCCCGGGAAACGGGCGGCGCCGTATTCAGCGTGGCGACCGAAGCCGAGGCTGATCTGGCGGCGAAGGCCCACCGGAATCGTCCCTGGCGCCTGATTGAAACGACCGTCCCCGGCGGCGAGGATCTGCTGCTGGCCGGCCGTGTGCGGAACCTCTATCCGGGCCAGACGCTGCTGCTGACCGGACGCGGAAAACCGCAGGGCTCGGCGTTGCTGCGGGTCCGTATGGGTGAGGAAGAGCAGACCCTGCAGATTCCGCTGGACCGCACGGTGGAATCGGAACTGGCCCCGCGGCTGTACGGTCAAACGGCGGTCGGCCAGCTGGAAGAGCTGCGCTCGGCCACGCTGGATGTTTCCGTCGCTTATGCCCGCCATTTCCGTGTGACGGGCGAGACGTGCTCGCTGCTGATGCTGGAAAGCGAAGCCGACTACCAGCGGTTTGGCATCAAACCGGAAGACGACCAGTTTGTGGTGAAGAGCATGCCGGCCGCCAGTTTGATCGATCGGAAGATCGACGAGATGAGCGCCCGACTGCTGGATCCCAAGGCGACGCTGCTGGACTGGCTGGTCCGCATGGAACAGACGCCCGGCTTTACTTACCGCACGCCGACCGCGCTCAAGCTGACGCTGGAGCAGATGCCGGCCGAGGCCTTCCAGACGCCGGTCGCCAAGATCGCCGGCCAGTTGCGGATGCGGGCCGATCTGCCCCAGGCGTACTTTCAGGGGCTGTCGTCCCGCGAGCTGGACTACGATCTGATTTCCAGCGAAGCGGACCGGCGGCTGAAAGATCTGTCGCCGGCGGATGCCTTGCGGGCTCTCAGTAATCTGGTCGAGAACAACCCGGGCGACCCGGTGCTGACCCGCGACGTAGCGTTTTCGGCGATGGAATGGGGCCTGCCCGGTCAGGCCTATCCGCTGCTGAAACGGGTGGCAGCGATTCGTCCTTACGAGCCGCAAGTTTACCAGGCGATGGCCCAGTGCCTGCAGAACTCGGGCAACGCCGACCTGGCCCTGGTCTACTACGAAGTGGCCCTGAACGGCCAGTGGAACGATCGCTACCGTGATGTGCATCGCATCGTCGGGGTCGAATACCTGCACCTGCTGCGACGGATGGCCAGCGGCGAGCTGGAAACGACGGTCCCGCAGTATGTGAACGCCCGGCTGGATTCCCTGCAGGGAACGCTGGGCGTCGACAAGGCCGATCTGGTCGTGGCGATGATGTGGAATACCGATCGCACCGATGTCGACCTGCATGTGGTCGAGCCGTCGGGCGAAGAGGTGTTTTACAAGAATCGTAACTCCCGGGCCGGTGGGACAATCACCCGGGATGTGACCGAGGGCTTTGGTCCGGAGATGTACATCATCCAGAACGCGGCCGAAGGGGAGTATGTCATCAAGGCGATGTACTACGGCGGCGACGCCAACCGGACGCAGATGCGGACGAAGGTGCATTTGACGATTTTTGAAGACTTCGGCGGCCGGAAGGAACGGGTGCAGCACAAAACGGTCACGCTGAACCGCGGCAAGGAGATTCGCGAAGTCGACAAGATCTATGTCGAAAAGCCCAAGCCGTAA
- a CDS encoding RNA polymerase sigma factor, protein MTEPSADTTTENGLWIDAAVSQYEGRLLRYAQHLLGDAQQACDVVQDTFLKLCTANRTELEDRLAPWLFTVCRNRALNVLRKEKRMKSFSVDAPPVAAAAQNGPAETTEQRDTAECVQRLIAALPASQQECLRLRFQGGLTYREIGEVAGLSVSNVGYLIHTALAEVRRRVAD, encoded by the coding sequence ATGACCGAACCGAGCGCGGATACTACCACCGAGAATGGCCTGTGGATTGACGCAGCCGTTTCGCAGTACGAAGGTCGGCTGCTGCGCTATGCGCAACATTTGCTGGGCGACGCGCAGCAAGCGTGTGATGTGGTGCAGGATACGTTTCTCAAACTGTGTACGGCCAACCGTACCGAGCTGGAGGATCGCCTGGCTCCCTGGCTGTTTACGGTTTGCCGCAACCGCGCGTTGAATGTTCTGCGGAAGGAAAAACGGATGAAGAGTTTCTCTGTTGACGCCCCGCCGGTGGCCGCCGCCGCCCAGAACGGCCCGGCCGAAACGACCGAACAACGCGACACGGCCGAGTGCGTACAGCGGCTGATCGCCGCCTTGCCCGCCAGCCAGCAGGAATGCCTGCGGTTGCGATTCCAGGGCGGGCTGACCTATCGCGAGATCGGCGAAGTGGCTGGCCTGTCGGTCAGCAATGTGGGCTACCTGATCCATACGGCCCTGGCGGAAGTGCGCCGCCGGGTGGCCGATTAA
- a CDS encoding fatty acid CoA ligase family protein: MPPFFSNVNVGQRLAATACDNPEGVAVAAALPRRGAGPRKYQVRTFAELDQDSNLLAEGLQAHGARRGMRLVLLVKPGVDFISLVFAMFKAGVVTVLIDPGMGRSHLIRCLEEAEPEGFVAISPVQAVRTLLRHRFPKARLNVTVGRRWFWGGPTLAGLRKRTPGAFQAAATKANDEAAIIFTTGSTGPPKGVLFHHGVFDRQADEIRDFYGIAPGEIDLSGFPLFALFNCAMGVTTVVPEMDFTRPADVDPRNILAAARDWKCTQAFGSPALWNSVGRYCQEHDEHLPDLKRVLTAGAPAPPHVLRRVKQIMPPDGEMHTPYGATESLPVASISASEVLGETAAQTEQGAGTCVGRRFPGIDWKVIRIRDEPIPQIDQIEELPAGQIGEIVVTGPVVTRRYVTRTEANAEHKIQDGDRVWHRIGDLGYFDEQERFWFCGRKAHRVITAEGTLYTVCCEAIFNNHPSIYRSALVGVGPRPNQRPVMICEPLPEHRPATEPARQQLIAELQALGSANPLTAGIHEVLLHDSMPVDIRHNAKIFREKLAVWAAKVIQK, from the coding sequence GTGCCTCCCTTTTTTTCCAATGTGAATGTCGGCCAGCGACTGGCTGCGACCGCTTGCGATAATCCCGAAGGCGTGGCGGTGGCGGCCGCGCTGCCCCGCCGCGGTGCGGGTCCCCGCAAATACCAGGTGCGCACGTTTGCCGAGCTGGATCAGGATAGCAATCTGCTGGCCGAGGGACTGCAGGCGCACGGCGCACGGCGCGGCATGCGGCTGGTGCTGCTGGTAAAGCCGGGCGTCGATTTTATCTCGCTGGTGTTCGCCATGTTCAAAGCGGGCGTGGTCACCGTGCTGATTGATCCGGGCATGGGCCGCAGCCATTTGATTCGCTGCCTGGAAGAGGCCGAGCCGGAGGGCTTCGTCGCCATCAGCCCGGTACAGGCCGTGCGGACGCTGCTTCGCCATCGGTTTCCCAAAGCCCGACTGAATGTCACCGTGGGACGCCGCTGGTTCTGGGGCGGGCCGACGCTGGCGGGGCTGCGGAAACGTACGCCCGGAGCCTTCCAGGCGGCAGCTACCAAGGCCAATGACGAAGCGGCCATTATCTTTACAACCGGCAGCACGGGGCCGCCCAAGGGGGTGCTGTTCCATCATGGGGTGTTCGATCGCCAGGCGGACGAGATTCGCGACTTCTACGGCATTGCGCCGGGGGAGATCGACCTGTCCGGTTTCCCGCTGTTTGCGCTGTTTAACTGCGCGATGGGAGTGACGACCGTCGTGCCCGAGATGGACTTCACCCGGCCGGCCGATGTCGATCCGCGAAACATCCTGGCCGCCGCGCGGGACTGGAAATGCACCCAGGCGTTCGGTTCGCCCGCACTGTGGAACTCGGTGGGACGGTATTGCCAGGAGCATGACGAACATCTTCCCGATTTGAAACGGGTGCTGACGGCCGGAGCGCCGGCGCCGCCGCACGTGTTGCGACGGGTCAAGCAGATCATGCCGCCCGACGGCGAAATGCATACGCCGTACGGGGCGACCGAGTCCTTGCCGGTCGCATCGATTTCCGCCAGCGAAGTCCTGGGCGAAACGGCCGCGCAGACAGAGCAGGGGGCCGGCACGTGCGTTGGCCGGCGGTTCCCGGGCATCGACTGGAAGGTGATTCGCATCCGCGACGAGCCGATTCCGCAGATCGACCAGATCGAAGAGTTGCCGGCCGGCCAGATTGGCGAGATTGTCGTCACCGGACCGGTTGTCACCCGGCGGTATGTGACCCGGACCGAAGCGAACGCCGAGCACAAGATCCAGGACGGTGACAGGGTCTGGCACCGCATCGGCGACCTGGGCTATTTCGACGAACAGGAACGCTTCTGGTTCTGCGGCCGCAAGGCGCACCGCGTCATCACGGCCGAGGGAACGCTGTATACGGTCTGCTGCGAGGCGATTTTCAATAACCATCCGTCCATTTATCGATCGGCCCTGGTGGGCGTGGGCCCGCGACCGAACCAGCGGCCCGTGATGATTTGCGAACCGCTGCCCGAGCATCGCCCCGCGACCGAACCGGCGCGGCAGCAGCTGATCGCCGAACTGCAGGCCCTGGGGTCCGCCAATCCGCTGACCGCCGGTATCCACGAGGTGTTGCTGCACGATTCCATGCCGGTCGACATCCGGCACAACGCCAAGATCTTCCGCGAGAAGCTGGCCGTCTGGGCGGCGAAGGTTATTCAAAAATAG